The nucleotide window AGCCAGCGGCGGCAGCGGCCTGACGCCTGTGCGTCAGGCCAACAGGCGCCGCCAGACCAAGCGCGCCGCCGGCCACTCGATGACCCATGACTTCGCTCCGCTCGATGACATCGGCGCGGCCTTCGATCACGCACCCGGCGGGCGCATGACGAAGGTCATCGCGCCAAAGGCGCCTTCATCGACGGCCGCAGGCCGAGCCCATGCGCTCACCAGGGCACAGTCATCGCTTCTTGCATGGTTGGCGCGCGGCGCCACGGACCGCTGACGTGGAATTCTGGAACATCGCCCTCGTTGCCCTTGCCCTGGGGATGGCCTTGCTGTTCAAGCCTTGGCGTCTGCTGGCGGGTGGCGCGCTGCTGTCACCGTTGCTGGCCGCGCTGGTCATCACGCCTTGGCTGTGGGCCCTGCCCTGGCTGCACCGCATGCCGATCCACCTGCAGTTGTCGGGCGCCTGCCTGATTGGCTTGGCGCTGGGCTGGCCGCTGGCGGTGCCGGTGCTGTGCTTGGTGGCGCTGGCCACCGGCCTGATTGCCCCGGTAAGTTTTGCCCAGCAAGTGGACATGGCCCTGTGGCTGGGCATCGTGCCAGTCACGCTATCGTTTCTGGTCGGCATGGCGCTCAGGCGCTGGGTCTGGAAGAACCTGTTTGTCTACATCCTGGGCCGCGCCTTCCTGGGCACGGTGCTGTGCATGTTCGCCGCCGGCGCGCTGGCTCAGTGGACGAACCACGCCCTGGCCGCCACCGTCGAGCCCGAACTCGCCATGGTGGCGCGCTGGCTCATCGCCTGGGGCGATGCCTTCATGACCGGCATGATGGCGGCCATCTGCGTGGCTTTTCGCCCGCACTGGCTGGCCACCTGGTCAGACAGCCTGTACGTGCCCGCGCCGCAGCGGCCGTCGCCCTGAGCTCCTGACATCACGCCGCCGGTGGAGCGGCACAATGGCGTCCGACCATGACGCCACCTCGCACGCGCTTCCACCCGTTTCGCCCGCTGCTGACCGGCATGCTGGCGCTGCTGCCACTCGCCGCCACGCTCCTGCTGCTGGTGTGGGCCGCGCGGCTGGCAGCCGAATGGCTGGGGCCGCAAAGTGGCATCGGCTCCATCCTCATCTACCTGGGCGTCGGCGTGGCGGCGTCGCCGGTGTGGGCGTATGTGGCGGGCATCGTAATCCTGCTGGCTGGCGTGTACGGCGTCGGCCTGCTGGTAGAGGCCGGGCTGCAGCGCGGGGTGGATAGCCTGCTGCAGTCGCTGATGCGGCGCATTCCGGTGGTACGCACGGTGTATGACGTGGCGCAGCGCCTGGTCGGCCTGATCGGCACTTCGCGCGAGGACGGCATGAAGTCGATGCAGCCGGTGTGGCTGCACTTTGGCGGCCCGCCCGCGCCCGGCGAGGCCGGCAACACAGCCGTGCTGGCGCTGCAGACGACCCACGAGGCGGTGCTGCTGGGCGGCGCCCCCTATCACGGCGTGCTGGTGCCCACGGCGCCGGTGCCGGTGGGCGGCGGCCTGCTTTTCGTGCCGGCGCATTGGGTGCTGCCGGCCGACGTGGGCATCGAGGGCGTGACCAGCATCTACGTCTCGATGGGCGTGACGGCGAACCAGTACCTCGGCCCCAAAGGCGCGCCGCCGTCGCGTTCGCGGACACCCGGCCAAGTTTGACGCAGCTCAAGCGTCACGGCTTTCGAGGCGCAGCGCCCCATCACCTTTGCGCCGCATCAAGCCCAGCCGCACGCGGCGGCCCCACAGTCATGGCTTGTTCAAGACTGCATGGGAGTGCACACGATGAAGCTTTGGCAAGACCTGTTCGGCACCGACTACGGCCTGATGAGCATCGCTGGCTTGCTGTTCATCGTCTTCATGGCGATCTGGTTCGTGCGCTTCTTCCTTCGCAAGATGAACGAGCCACCGCGCGACATGCCGCAAAGGCGTCCAGCGAAATAGCTGCCGGTTTGCGTCAATCGAGCCGCTGGCGCTTGCAAATCAAGCGCGAGCAGCTATAAAAACAGAAGCGCGCCGCGATCGGTCAAATACGGGGCGCGGCCTCTGCCTCTTGCAGCGCGCGCCACATCACCTTGCCGCTGCCGCTCTTGGGCAGGCTGCCGGCAAACTGCACCACGCGCGGCACCTTGTACACGGCCATGTTGTCGCGGCACCAGTCGATGATGTCCTGCTCGCTCAC belongs to Ottowia testudinis and includes:
- a CDS encoding DUF502 domain-containing protein, which produces MTPPRTRFHPFRPLLTGMLALLPLAATLLLLVWAARLAAEWLGPQSGIGSILIYLGVGVAASPVWAYVAGIVILLAGVYGVGLLVEAGLQRGVDSLLQSLMRRIPVVRTVYDVAQRLVGLIGTSREDGMKSMQPVWLHFGGPPAPGEAGNTAVLALQTTHEAVLLGGAPYHGVLVPTAPVPVGGGLLFVPAHWVLPADVGIEGVTSIYVSMGVTANQYLGPKGAPPSRSRTPGQV
- a CDS encoding DUF3149 domain-containing protein, yielding MKLWQDLFGTDYGLMSIAGLLFIVFMAIWFVRFFLRKMNEPPRDMPQRRPAK